A window of Gemmatimonadota bacterium contains these coding sequences:
- a CDS encoding class I SAM-dependent methyltransferase: MSHISLEFENEAVKRALESSYCPEPIRQARQRQDEILSERLRHGPYKIADIGCGNGYHAVLFAPHCLLYHGFEISPEMAEDARALWAKERIDNAQIFIGDAAEAVVEEEFYDLVFCLYFTPGNIRDKSDDLSLYSDAYLDRNPRFIQTISRFYCALKIGGSAFFTMYKDVPKTEAAQVDFYVHTGQRVVTPLGSRFVATAEGFWSARWTQDSIASNLGACGIGTEDIAFHDLNDIAWLVEVEKHSQ; this comes from the coding sequence GTGAGTCATATATCGCTGGAATTCGAAAATGAAGCCGTCAAACGCGCGCTTGAGTCGTCCTATTGTCCCGAACCGATCAGGCAGGCTCGGCAGAGGCAAGACGAGATTCTAAGCGAGCGCCTTCGGCATGGTCCCTACAAAATTGCGGATATTGGGTGCGGCAATGGCTATCACGCCGTTCTATTTGCGCCGCACTGTCTTTTGTATCACGGCTTTGAAATATCGCCCGAAATGGCTGAAGACGCACGCGCGTTGTGGGCAAAAGAACGCATTGACAACGCACAGATATTTATAGGCGATGCCGCCGAGGCAGTGGTTGAGGAAGAGTTTTACGACCTGGTTTTTTGCCTGTATTTTACCCCGGGGAACATCAGAGATAAATCCGACGATCTCAGCCTGTACAGCGACGCCTATCTCGACCGCAATCCGCGGTTTATTCAGACGATTTCTCGTTTTTATTGCGCTCTGAAAATCGGCGGTTCCGCATTTTTCACCATGTATAAGGACGTGCCGAAAACTGAGGCCGCGCAAGTCGATTTCTACGTGCATACAGGACAGCGCGTTGTGACGCCTTTGGGATCGCGATTTGTGGCGACTGCCGAAGGTTTTTGGTCCGCAAGGTGGACGCAAGATAGCATCGCGTCCAATCTCGGTGCGTGTGGCATTGGGACCGAGGAT